AGTGAGTAGCAAAGAGGAAATGTGGTTGTGGGCTTTCGTAGTACCAAAGTCACACGAAAGAAATAGTCTCAGAATTTGAGCCACTCGTTTGGTTTCGCGCACATGTTTGTAGTGCAAAACGGTAATGAGGCCACGTGAAAGATAAACAAGTCTCACATGCCGGGTCGGCGATGACTGCATGCTCAATTCCACCATACCCTACTTACCTACCCAtgctaaaatttatcaatccatagaagaaagaaaataaaattcttgttGATGTGTGAGGTTGTACGGACCCGACTAACTTGATGAGGTTGTACCAACGGGACTGGTTCAAagcattttcaaaattttataatattttttttggaaaaatttatGAGTTGGTGACTCAAACACCCCGTGAATATTTTCTtcagtcatatatatatatatatatatatatataattagtacgTAATACATAAAACGATGGGCTGTAATGGAGAAACATTAGGGTGTGTTAATTTAAAGtgcatattttcaaatacGGAAGCATGGTTTATCGGTAAGAGGCCCACTCCATCTAATTGGGTGGCGATGTTGATATGGCATGAATTGAGCAGGATCTAGTAAAGGATAGCATGCCTGGTGGTTGAGGAATAATGGCTCTCACTTTGGTCAAGTTGTATTTATTCTTGGTTTGGGTCTGAGAGGTCCCGagttcaattcattttttcatttgggCCTCCCGACAATAATACTGGGCTGGGGATTCCGGAATGATTGGCCCATTAGGCCCATCCCAGTAGCATTCATCTTGAAGGGCATTTAAGTCAAAACAGTAATCCGAGCTACAAGTTGAAGTTCCCACTAATTTTTCATCCCGAATCACCCCTTATCCTATCTTCTTACTCTCCCACTCCCTCCCTCTCTCCAATTCAGTATGGCTTCCACGCTCTCCTCCGCCACCCTCCTCTCTCCCTCTTATTCCACACCCTCCGCCGCTTATCCTGCCCACCTCTCCGCCACCTTCCCCAAACTACCTCCCGAATTCCTCCTCAAGTCCTCCCACAAGCTCCTCCGCCGCCGCGCTTCCGTTCTCCGCCCCCTCGCTGCAGTCGATGCCCCCGAAAAAGTCGTCCAACTCGGCGATGAGATCTCAAATTTAACCCTCGCCGACGCACAGAAGCTCGTCGAGTACCTCCAGGACAAGCTCGGTGTCTCCGCCGCGTCCTTCGCCCCTGTCGCGGCCGTAGCCGCAACTCCGGCTGCTGGCGATGCGCCGGCCGTTGTGGAGGAGAAGACAGAGTTCGATGTTGTCATTGAGGATGTGCCGAGCAACGCGAGAATCGCCACCATTAAGGTGGTTAGGGCTATGACAAACTTGGCGTtgaaggaggccaaggaattGATTGAAGGATTGCCGAAGAAATTCAAGGAGGCTGTGTCGAAGGAGGAGGCTGATGAAGCGAAGAAGCAGCTCGAGGAGGCCGGCGCGAAGGTCGCCATTGTTTAATTTTGCTGCTTACTTATAACATTAGCCTTAAAAGAAGAACATCTGAGTAATTTTGCCCAAAAGAAATTGGATGTTTAATTCGTGAATTTGTTTCATTTCGTTTCAGATTCAGTAGCTGTAGATGCATCTACATTCATTATGAATTTGTTATCAATTTAGACCGGAATTTGATGTTCCAAATTCAAGTTATCTGTTTACAGTTATTGCTCATATTGGCACTTGAAAGTTGGAAATCAGTAAATAGAGTAAGTAAATTATGTGCATTATTTTCCCAACTTTTCAGATTCAATGACAAGTCATGTGAGGAATCACCAAGATGAACAGAAGTGAAATCTTGAACTATGTATAGAAATAGAAGGAACCACTTGAAATTCTTAAACATAAGGCATATAAAGAATGGATCACTAGTCTCCATCAATTCTAACTCAAATTGTATTTGgtgaaatttgataatatatttgtgatGAGTTGAATAAAAGTGACATTGTTGGATTCCCATCCGTGTTCACCTACTCTTAGTTTTGGTCAGACGTAAGGCTTCCAACGTGGTGGATGTTTGAATATGGTTGTCTAGGTTTGGATAGAGATCAACGCAGCACGAATATAGATACTTAATATATTGGTGTAGCTTATTATATGCATTGTGAATGTCAGCTTAGTTTCTGTTGAGCTTCACGGCCCTGGGCTGAATCTTTTAGTTATTACCAACTGTTTGTTGATTTAGTAGCAGGGAAGTTGAATTTTAAGGTGGATTTTTGTCTACCAACATAATTCGAAATCTTAAAGtcataatttccttttttgtttcccttcCAAACAAAATTAGTTTTATCTTCAATACCTTTAttgaaaaccaaaataaaaatcaattatttattatatatattgattaaaggctgaattacaataattttttaaaaacaagtaaaaatataattcatccATAAGagtgtttttattaatttttaaaaaaataaattgaaaccTTATAGAGACGGCAACTTGTTGGACGGTCGATAAAAGCAATGGGATGTTACTAATTTCCAAACAACGtgtgatatttgtaattatattaaatcttataGAAActtattgcaatttatttttaaaaaatgtctagttaaagtaataaatgaattaagtaGATAATTTAGTGATGTTGGTTCGCTGAAATTAGTTccataacatatataaaataaaagcatgaaataatgtaatatatatttattgtgggTAAAGTGCCAAATCTTATGGTCATTCAAATTAATGctaagtttttgttttatcttttaaatgcGTAGCATCAACGGCGAATAATTAGacatttaaataaagtaaatgaaataaaaatatatattataatttcccaaaaaaagaaagaaagaaatatttgttggTTCTCGCATAAACTCCACTCTATTTCGGACCATATCCTTACATCAACGTTAACCGACGACTGCCGGTCACCTCCTGTACTTTCCCTTATTTCCGCGTACGTGACACTCGCACCCACTGCTCACCACGTGCAATCCCAGATGCCCTAATGTTGCAAGTTGCAACCCAAGACATGGCGAGTAAACTGAAATTCCTACTCTCGAGAacaataaaatactttaattgGGCATATAGGAACACCACCGCCTGGGGCCAAAAAGCTACGTTCTGCGCGGCATTTATTTTCCGTAataatgacttttttttttttttttttgtttcaggAAATAGAAAAAGTAGTACCCCTCACCACACTCCGACTCGCGTTTTAGCTAACAGTCAGTTCAATTGTCTGAAATCCTTTCTCAAACCCTAATTTCTACTCGTAGAGTTTCTCCGTTTTGTGAAATGCTCTGCGGATGAAAGACCTAGAAGATGCTTCCGGGAGGAAAGTACGGCGTTAATTTTTGGTGGAGAAATGTTGCCTTATGTTGGTTGGTATGCTTCTTGTGCTCTCCAGTTCATATCTTTTGTAATTAACTCgtgtttgtttggatttgttggtATTATTAAATGTTCTGATTGTCTGTTtgtttttcgttttttttctAAGGGCTTGAACATTTTTTGTGTacgtttatttaatttagttctTGGTAGTTGATGGTTGCTACTTATTGTTGTTTActggtttctccctctctctctttttttttttttttttttttggggtttcctctctctctttttttttttttttttttttgggtcttTGGCAGTTTTGAGTATCCGAAAACTTCGGTGATATAATTAACGGTAAAGGGGATTTTTAGGGGATTTTGgttctatatataaatggcAAGTCTGGAAGATATTGTAACTGCGACAAAAATTCTTTCGGAGGATTCTGACTCCATTATGGGCGGCTCGGGTTCAAAATCGAAAGAAAATGGGGTTGGGACTTCTGATGTGAGGGAAGATGGTGTTGGTAGTGCGGCTGCccctgctgctgctgttgttAGTGAAGGAGTCCTCCAGAGTGGAACTGTTGTAGAGTCTGCGTTTGTTGGTGGTAGTGCAGTGGGCTGCGGTTCGGGTGATCAGGAGAAAGACAAGAGCAGTGTTTCTTATGTTACTACAAGTGTTTCTGTCAATGGGAGTAATAGTGGGGATGCTGTCGTTGGAAGTGAGGGAAAGAATAAAGATGGTGAAGGTTCTTTTGCAGATAATGGGGAAGGTATGTGTGCTGACAATGTAAAATTGAATGGAAGCGGGAGAGACTGTTTGTATCTGGATGTGGATGGAGACCCAAAAGGAGAAGAGGATGTTGAGAAGTTGGGAAATCAGGACGACGGTTTTTGTCCGGGGGATTTTGTTTggggcaaaattaaaagtcATCCTTGGTGGCCTGGACAGGTCTATGATCCCGAAGATGCTTCAGAATTTGCCATGAAATGTAAACAGGAGGGTCGTCTCCTGGTTGCCTTCTTCGGGGATGGATCTTGTTCTTGGTGTTTGCCGACACAGCTGATACCCTTTGTGGAGAACTTTGTGGAGATGTCAACAAGAAGTAGTTCTAAGAGCTTTCTCAATGCTGTGCAGAGTGCTGTTGATGAGGTTGGTAGGCTTGTGGAGTTACAGATGACTTGTAAATGTATACCAGAGGAGAAAAAAGATGCTCTTGCTAGGCCAACGGTGGTAAATGCCGGACTGAAAGCAGGAGTTCTCAGGCCTGAGGTTGATATTGATCGCCTTTCTATACACGTATATGAATCTGcggaattaattgaaaaagtgAGGGAGTTGGCAAAGGCTGCTCCTCTTTGCAGCGCTCTTGACATTGCAGTCATAAGGAGTTGGTTGTCTGCATTTTATTGTTCTAAGGGCAGCCATCAGTTGCCTGTATATCATGACCCCCTTCCAATTGAGGGTCTGGAAgacaagaataaaaatgtaGATGAGGTTTCAGATGACTTCAGTGTTCCAATTGAAGTCCCTATCATGGGTCCACAGGATGATGACTGGCTCTCTTCACCCACAGGTGGTGCTGTAAATTCCCAGGGACGGTCTGATAATAAGATTTATCATAAAAGGAAGCAGAAAAGTGTTGCTGAGCTCATGGGAGAAAAGAAGACTATCAAGCCTGAAAGTGGGAAGAGAGTTACAGTCAAAGAGGGAACAGATCTCGAGAAGCCGGTATCCTCccaaaagaggaagaagaataaTGATGGAGAAGCAGAGGGAGGTGGAGGGGCTTCTTCAACTGGGAAGACTGGTAGGAAGAGGAAGGCCGAGGTTTCGGAATCTGCTGCAATAACAGATGAAAAGGTTCAGGTTGCGCATGGTGTAAGTGAAGGCCCAATGTCAGGAAAACTGAAGGAAATTAATGTTGCTGATGTGGAAAATACCGACTCCAAAGAGGAATCAGAAAGGGTGCTTTCTCCAAGGGAAAGGAAGAAGAGTAAATACTTATCCCCTCCGTACACTAATCTTACATGGAGAACGGGAAATTCAAGCTTTCGGACAGAGTcagaaaatgaagatgatAAAAGCATGAAGGTAGCTCAGGCCGGAAACCACACTGCAGAAGCAACTGGAGATAAGTCATGTGAGCAAACGTTACCTAATGGCCAAACTGAAGGGGTTGACATTTCTGTTGATACAAATCCACAGACAACTGAGGACAATAAGAAAATGACTTTTCCTGCATCTGATGTTGATGCTCATGTTAATGAATTGCTATCAGAGATACAGCTTGCAGCTCTTGATCCTTTTTACTTGAGCGAGAAGGGTTCCCTTGATATGGTCTGGGCATTTGTTTCTGCACTCAGAAGCTCAACCTATTTACATGGACCAGACTATAAAATTTTCCGCAAATGCACGACCGGGGGGAAGAGAAAATCACTGCCTTCTCAGCTAGGAAATCAACAAATTGACTCTATGCAGAAAAAGGTGAAATCACCTGAGCAAAGTACTCCCAAAGCATTGAAAGCAGAAGGAACGCCAGATACATCCAAGTCCAAGAAAACCACTGAGGTTTTTGCTTTACCGTGCCTTATTCTGGAATTCACCTCCGGATTTCCGTTGCCTTCAAAGGAAGATATCGTAAAGCTGTTCAGTAAGTTTGGGAGCCTGAatagaaaggaaacaaaagtGGTAACAGATTCTCACTCGGTCCAAATCGTCTATGTGAAGGACTCTGATGCAGAAGCAGCCTTCAAGTCATCATTGAGTCAGAGCCCATTTGGCTTGGAGAATGTTAATTACAGGTTGCAGCGTTCTTCAGCTGGTTCACGGTCTACCAGATCTCATACAAAAGTCTCTCCACCTCTTAAACGGGCAATTGAAAAACGCAACTCTTCGCATCCTGCTGATGATTTGATTTCAGATGCTAGCATCATAAGGCAAAAACTGGAGATAATGACAGCTATTCTGGAAAACTACCATTCCAAATTTTCACCGAAGGACAAGTCTAACTTGAAGGATGAGATGAAACATCTTATGGAGGAAGTTGAAACGATTAGTGAGAAGGTAAGAGTGATGGCTGAGAATTCCTCATCTTGAAGAATGTCGGAGTATGAAACTGTGGTATCGATCCAGTCTACTAAGTGTTTGCTTTGTTGAATCACATCTCTGTTTCCGGTGGCTGACGATGCATCAGGACAAGTACTAAATTCCTTTTATTCTCTTTAGCACTCGTTGTATATTAGTAAGAGAATAATCAGTGGTGTTCTTGTAACTTGACACTATTGGATTAGCCGTTCTTTAGGTCATAAACGGGCTCGGTTCTTCAGAAGACTTTTAAGTTATTGACTgttgaaattttaatcattatcTAGTCCCGCTTTTCTGTTTAGATTTCCACAACGTTTGAGAGCGTTGAAATGGTGCTCATTTCTGCATGGAAGTGTGAAGCCCTGCTCATCAGATGGCGGCGTTTTGATTCCCATTGCATCAGATTTGAACAAGAAATCCAAGTAATTGACCAAATTTATGTAATGAAATTTCATCCTGGCGTGGTGTTGCACAAACACAAAACAATATAAAGTCCGTATGTCACTAAAACTGTATACACTGGTAGTGCACGAAACAACAGCACTCCAAATTGCTGAAATGCGGACactatacaaataaaaaatgtcacTCCGAAACAAATAGAGTCAAGAACTTATCCAGTCTTCACGCGTTTCAAACAACCAAGTGAAAGAAAGAGAGCAATATTAACCCATTTACATGCAAAAAGGAGGAGATCTCCATTAGAGGCCGCAGATCAATCAGTCATCAACTGGGTCCTGAGGAGTCTGAGCTGCACTGCGCTTTATCGCAATGACAGGACAATCAGCGTGCTTTACGCAGAATTCACTGACAGTTCCCACAAAAACCCTACAAAATTAGACAGATACTTCAGTCCAATGATCAAAACATGAAGAGCAGCTTGGATTAGTAACTCCcaatatgtttatttatgtcCAAGCATCACAACCGTGAATAGgagcaatttttctttaactttgCTCCTGTTCCTTAATTTTGCAAAACTAACATTTGTGACAAGAATGTATGAGTTTGCAGCATATACAAAATGAATGTGCTGAGGGTACGTACTTCTGAAAAGGACCCAGACCCCTGCTTCCAACAACAAGAAAATCTGGCTGGACGCGTTTCACCTCATAGCAGATGATTTCTTTAGGATCACCCTTCTTGACCCATGCTTCACAAGCAACCTAGAAGCATTTTTGTATTTGGTTGAGAGTACGTTACACATGAAAATATATGCAAAACTGCTGCTTTCTTCTCATGAATGACTGGCCAGATTAATTGTGGAGGATATAGATGCAGTTCCGTGAACTTTCATTTTGTGCATGTGTTCCCAAATATATGCAAGTGAATGAAATCGAGGAAGGGAGGATTGCAAGAGGCAGGGTAGAAATTCTCTTATACCCCAATTTCATGACATTGCTTCACAAAGTACTCCAGAAGGTGGAGTCCCCTTATCTTGTCCCTGTGCTTCATAGTCCTGAAATCTTCAGGGGAAGCAAATATACTATCCATATCATCAAAACCTAAGCAAGAACcacaaatttagaattttttatcacTCTGCAAAGGCAAACACAAGCACCAGGACAGGATAAAAAAAGTTGCGGAAATGAACAGAATGCAGACTTTTGATCCATGTTATAGCGAGTTACATAAACCCCTTGATGATATAACTCCAGAGAATTTCAGTACACGTCCAAGTCAGCCAAGTCAAGCAGGTAGATGAAGAATAATATATGCAAATCCAACAAATGTACTACTAACTCGCCAACACAACAAGCCATCCAAAATAGATGATAACCATATGAatgattaaacaaaatatttacataagtGGTGACACAAACAATTAGTTTGTCGGATGCTGGACTGGAAATCAACATAAGAACTAAAACGTTTAAACAGCAAGATCAAATGACAATGAAAGATGACCAAACAAGTGGCATTGCACACATATGAAATGCAATGCAATGGATATACCACACTTCTGCAACCAAGTCACtgaaaaattatctcaaaGCCGTGGTAGTGGCATATCAATAAGTACAAGCATCACTTCTGCAAAGATGACAGATAAATCTCCAATAATCGGAAGATACAATCAAGGGGAAATGCTCATACCACACATTCAGGtaataaaagttaattaattgtctcggaacaaaagaaaaaaatcaatccaATCAGAAATACACGATTTTCCACGTTCTACACAAAAACGATCACGAATCTTACCATCTTCTCCAAAAACGAAACACAAAACACAAAcagaaattaggaaaaaacCTGAATAAACAATTCTAGAGCCTGAAAAGTAATGTCCTACGAACAATAAGCAACAACCACACAATCACATCAGCTGAAACCAGGAGTACACAAAAACACtgaaatatgaataaaaaatacgaCAAAGAAGGCATAATTTCTAGTTCTCATACCATCTTCATCAGGTACTTGAACATGAAGAAACAGGAGCTTGAACCCAGAAGTATTGGAGCGAACGACTTTCTTCAAAGTCCACTCGAATGCTCCTCTGCTGCTTATCGATGCGTGGGGATATCCCTTGATTGTTGACTCGTTTACCGCCACCATTATGCGCGTCGGCTCACCGCCCTCCGCCGCTGCCATGGCTCCACGAGTCTCTCCAACTCAGTCTTCTTCCTCTTACTAGCGTCTCGACTACTCTAGACTCTACCGGTGAACACGCACGCTcagtttttcctcttttttatttattaacaataatttcGTCGGTGTAAGGGCGTGTTTGGATTTACAGTTATGAGGTCCGAGCATCTTCTCGCTTTCCAATGGGCTTACCCAATTTGGTGGTTTGGGCCCAGTCATCCTCAAAGGCCCATCTAGGGACTTTGCTTCTTCTTGAATGGGCCTCCCAATTTGTAGCTCATTCACCTACGCTTATTCTTTTGAAATCCTAAATCAATTTTGCATAGAGGTCTCGTAACCTAGTTTGCACTCATGGGTTCTGAGTCATAACACATGTGtagttatttatttcatttttatatgaGTTCATGGGTTTGGGTCTCACGAGatacatgaatataaatttaatttattttatacgagttattatagtttatttatcgtattaactatattaatatattaattgaattaaaatattactcaGTAAATTtagatgaattattattataatttatgtatcaTTATTagtaaatagaaaaagaaaaaaagacattGTCACATGATACGATCGACTCATATATACTATTGTCTACACGTGGTTTAATTTTGATGGagctcaaatatatttatttatatgtatttttatttatagttatttactctcattaatttcataaaatatggtatttgtattaatataaacGACATCATATTGGTAGCCGTGTAAAAGGTCGTTACAAAAGGTATTCCAAAATGATAAAATGAAGTTCTTTGCTCCTTTTTGTTcaaaaagccgttacaaatggtgttcctaataattaattattttttcatttaaat
Above is a genomic segment from Sesamum indicum cultivar Zhongzhi No. 13 linkage group LG13, S_indicum_v1.0, whole genome shotgun sequence containing:
- the LOC105176359 gene encoding universal stress protein A-like protein — translated: MAAAEGGEPTRIMVAVNESTIKGYPHASISSRGAFEWTLKKVVRSNTSGFKLLFLHVQVPDEDGFDDMDSIFASPEDFRTMKHRDKIRGLHLLEYFVKQCHEIGVACEAWVKKGDPKEIICYEVKRVQPDFLVVGSRGLGPFQKVFVGTVSEFCVKHADCPVIAIKRSAAQTPQDPVDD
- the LOC105176358 gene encoding uncharacterized protein LOC105176358; its protein translation is MASLEDIVTATKILSEDSDSIMGGSGSKSKENGVGTSDVREDGVGSAAAPAAAVVSEGVLQSGTVVESAFVGGSAVGCGSGDQEKDKSSVSYVTTSVSVNGSNSGDAVVGSEGKNKDGEGSFADNGEGMCADNVKLNGSGRDCLYLDVDGDPKGEEDVEKLGNQDDGFCPGDFVWGKIKSHPWWPGQVYDPEDASEFAMKCKQEGRLLVAFFGDGSCSWCLPTQLIPFVENFVEMSTRSSSKSFLNAVQSAVDEVGRLVELQMTCKCIPEEKKDALARPTVVNAGLKAGVLRPEVDIDRLSIHVYESAELIEKVRELAKAAPLCSALDIAVIRSWLSAFYCSKGSHQLPVYHDPLPIEGLEDKNKNVDEVSDDFSVPIEVPIMGPQDDDWLSSPTGGAVNSQGRSDNKIYHKRKQKSVAELMGEKKTIKPESGKRVTVKEGTDLEKPVSSQKRKKNNDGEAEGGGGASSTGKTGRKRKAEVSESAAITDEKVQVAHGVSEGPMSGKLKEINVADVENTDSKEESERVLSPRERKKSKYLSPPYTNLTWRTGNSSFRTESENEDDKSMKVAQAGNHTAEATGDKSCEQTLPNGQTEGVDISVDTNPQTTEDNKKMTFPASDVDAHVNELLSEIQLAALDPFYLSEKGSLDMVWAFVSALRSSTYLHGPDYKIFRKCTTGGKRKSLPSQLGNQQIDSMQKKVKSPEQSTPKALKAEGTPDTSKSKKTTEVFALPCLILEFTSGFPLPSKEDIVKLFSKFGSLNRKETKVVTDSHSVQIVYVKDSDAEAAFKSSLSQSPFGLENVNYRLQRSSAGSRSTRSHTKVSPPLKRAIEKRNSSHPADDLISDASIIRQKLEIMTAILENYHSKFSPKDKSNLKDEMKHLMEEVETISEKVRVMAENSSS
- the LOC105176357 gene encoding 50S ribosomal protein L12, chloroplastic-like; its protein translation is MASTLSSATLLSPSYSTPSAAYPAHLSATFPKLPPEFLLKSSHKLLRRRASVLRPLAAVDAPEKVVQLGDEISNLTLADAQKLVEYLQDKLGVSAASFAPVAAVAATPAAGDAPAVVEEKTEFDVVIEDVPSNARIATIKVVRAMTNLALKEAKELIEGLPKKFKEAVSKEEADEAKKQLEEAGAKVAIV